The Paenibacillus uliginis N3/975 genome has a window encoding:
- a CDS encoding glycosyltransferase family 2 protein: MINDNLLEQRINQALVKIDDQVNTGLVDEAYNSYIELIEELERENSNSHYLLARVYLSFAYFLFRVSEFDSFFMMLIKAQENGYSREEIEKVLYEAFIEPNLNEFQDNYEANIEYLNKNSYLYIENSLPFQELSFWLLPTGVQNEYYLYDKEQQLIKEKISLYQYQQIPSVTISDAFSDFLVLEEWDWNNIVAITNATRKLNKKSYIIINQIDKFLSCLQGSLLDDISNIMIFDNLYKLKEYLLTTNSILPYNIIDLTEDKSDVSKNVLSDIHNTRISKEHRNGNRILLSICIPSYNRGHKAYENIIQLLQFHYNEEIEIILSNNGTQNETKAYYEKISEIEDARLTYFAFEENQGYALNCCKVCELAKGEFILLLSDEDQIDSKVLSIIMDSLNKSKETLSIFRASTSSQSKQSNKIASMGKEAMLQFMLSSNYMSGIIYSNKLLQKANGIQYIKVNISNSACFWYPHMVWEMLLCQYGHVQSTELVLIHEGLAEKTDCDEVEIEKLIIPYYASIEGRLEQHEDFAVFFRDLEIYKEDIDLRRKMYLQLCSKTCILVAISIQAFYSKTNLDLRELNEKAYQFCSNEQFYKTNVSSDRLHYQKDLKLIEEGFSFINAKLQ; encoded by the coding sequence ATGATAAATGACAATCTATTAGAACAACGAATAAATCAAGCTTTAGTAAAAATAGATGATCAGGTTAATACCGGGTTGGTGGATGAGGCGTACAATAGTTATATCGAGCTTATTGAAGAACTAGAAAGAGAGAACAGCAACTCCCATTATTTACTGGCAAGGGTCTACCTCTCATTTGCATATTTCCTGTTCAGAGTATCTGAGTTTGATTCATTTTTTATGATGCTCATTAAAGCACAAGAAAATGGATATTCAAGAGAGGAAATAGAAAAAGTGCTCTATGAAGCTTTTATCGAGCCTAATTTAAATGAATTCCAAGATAACTATGAGGCTAACATTGAATACTTAAATAAAAATTCATATCTATATATCGAGAATAGCCTACCATTTCAAGAGTTATCTTTTTGGTTGCTTCCAACGGGCGTTCAGAATGAATACTACTTGTATGATAAAGAGCAGCAGCTGATAAAAGAAAAAATATCATTATATCAATATCAACAGATACCCTCCGTAACCATTTCAGATGCTTTTTCTGACTTTTTAGTACTTGAAGAATGGGATTGGAATAATATTGTAGCCATTACTAACGCTACAAGGAAACTTAACAAAAAGTCATACATAATAATAAATCAGATAGACAAGTTTTTATCCTGCTTACAAGGATCGTTGTTAGACGATATTTCAAATATAATGATTTTCGACAATCTATATAAATTGAAGGAGTACCTGTTAACTACTAACTCAATACTTCCTTATAATATAATTGACCTGACAGAGGACAAATCTGATGTAAGCAAGAATGTTCTTTCAGATATCCACAACACTCGTATAAGTAAAGAACATAGAAACGGAAATCGCATACTACTGAGCATTTGTATCCCAAGCTATAACAGAGGACACAAAGCATATGAAAACATCATCCAGTTACTGCAATTCCATTACAATGAAGAAATTGAAATTATATTATCCAACAATGGGACTCAAAATGAAACAAAAGCATACTATGAAAAAATTAGTGAAATTGAAGATGCAAGATTAACATACTTTGCCTTTGAAGAAAACCAAGGATACGCGCTGAACTGTTGTAAAGTGTGCGAGCTAGCAAAGGGAGAATTCATTTTACTATTGAGCGATGAGGATCAAATCGATTCCAAAGTTCTCAGTATAATTATGGATAGTCTAAATAAATCTAAAGAGACACTATCCATTTTTAGAGCATCAACTTCATCACAAAGTAAACAATCCAATAAAATTGCATCTATGGGTAAAGAAGCAATGTTACAATTTATGCTGTCCTCTAATTACATGTCAGGTATTATATATAGTAATAAACTTCTTCAAAAAGCTAATGGTATTCAATATATCAAAGTTAATATAAGTAATAGTGCATGCTTTTGGTATCCTCATATGGTGTGGGAGATGCTGTTATGCCAATATGGTCATGTACAGAGTACAGAACTAGTACTAATACACGAAGGTCTGGCTGAAAAAACGGACTGCGATGAAGTTGAAATAGAGAAATTAATCATACCTTACTATGCATCGATTGAAGGAAGATTGGAGCAACACGAAGATTTCGCAGTGTTTTTTAGAGATTTAGAAATATATAAAGAAGATATTGACCTTCGTAGAAAGATGTACTTGCAGCTTTGTTCAAAAACCTGTATTCTAGTTGCCATCTCAATTCAAGCATTTTACAGTAAAACAAATTTGGACCTACGGGAATTGAATGAAAAGGCGTATCAATTCTGTTCTAATGAACAATTCTATAAAACAAATGTAAGTAGTGACCGCCTCCATTATCAGAAGGATTTGAAATTAATTGAAGAAGGCTTCAGCTTTATTAACGCAAAGTTACAATAA
- a CDS encoding cold-shock protein gives MQGKVKWFNAEKGYGFIETEDGGDVFVHFSAIQSEGFKTLEEGQSVEFEIVEGARGPQAANVINI, from the coding sequence ATGCAAGGTAAAGTTAAATGGTTCAACGCAGAGAAGGGTTATGGCTTCATTGAAACTGAAGACGGCGGCGACGTATTTGTACATTTTTCCGCAATCCAGTCGGAAGGCTTCAAGACTCTGGAAGAAGGACAATCCGTAGAGTTCGAAATCGTTGAAGGTGCCCGCGGACCGCAAGCAGCTAACGTAATCAATATATAA
- the hpf gene encoding ribosome hibernation-promoting factor, HPF/YfiA family, giving the protein MQYSIRGQQIEVTEALKDYVDKKLNRLEKYFDAPLTSEGYVTLSVIRGLHTVEVTIPLPGVVLRAEDRSDDMYASMDAVVDKLERQIRKHKTKLNRKFRQEGSLKTLFVENGAATGSVAVQHEEHDEDELEVVRTKRFTMKPMDVEEAILQMNMVGHNFFVFTNIDSQEVNVVYKRDDGKYGLIERD; this is encoded by the coding sequence ATGCAATACAGTATTCGAGGTCAACAAATTGAAGTGACCGAAGCTTTAAAGGACTACGTTGACAAGAAGCTCAACAGACTTGAGAAGTATTTTGATGCACCCCTTACCTCTGAAGGATACGTAACACTAAGTGTCATTCGAGGATTGCACACGGTGGAAGTGACCATTCCGCTGCCAGGCGTTGTCCTGCGGGCGGAAGATCGAAGCGACGATATGTACGCTTCCATGGACGCTGTTGTGGACAAATTGGAACGACAGATCCGCAAACACAAGACGAAGTTAAACCGCAAGTTCCGCCAGGAAGGTAGTCTGAAGACGCTGTTTGTGGAGAATGGAGCCGCAACGGGTTCCGTAGCTGTCCAACATGAGGAACACGACGAAGATGAATTGGAAGTAGTCCGTACGAAGCGTTTCACCATGAAACCGATGGATGTGGAAGAGGCCATTTTGCAAATGAACATGGTCGGTCATAATTTCTTCGTATTCACCAACATTGATTCACAAGAAGTGAATGTCGTTTACAAACGTGATGACGGAAAGTACGGTTTAATCGAGAGGGATTAG
- the secA gene encoding preprotein translocase subunit SecA gives MLGLVKKIFGDTNERDVKRLMKTVDVINKKEPEFEALSDEQLKAKTEEFRARIEKGETLDELLPEAFATVRETSKRTLGKRHYDVQLVGGMALHEGRIAEMKTGEGKTLVGTLPVYLNALLGKGVHVVTVNDYLASRDSEEMAQIYNFLGMTVGVNLSGMDHAYKQEAYACDITYGTNNEFGFDYLRDNMVLYKEQMVQRPLHFCIIDEVDSILVDEARTPLIISGQAQKSTELYYAADRFVKRLDAEEDYTVDIKVKAVSLTEKGVAKAERAFGIDNLYDHNHVTLNHHVVQALKANVIMRLDVDYVVTEDEVVIVDEFTGRLMAGRRYSDGLHQAIEAKEGIEVQNESMTLATITFQNYFRMYRKLAGMTGTAKTEEEEFKKIYGLEVLQVPTNKPNQRVDMPDVVYKSEEGKFRAAVVEIVERHKKNQPILVGTVSIENSERLSDMLKRKGVQHKVLNAKYHAEEAEIISHAGQPGSVTIATNMAGRGTDILLGEGVQEVGGLHIIGTERHESRRIDNQLRGRAGRQGDPGSTQFYLSLGDELMKRFGTDNVLNMMERLGFEEDQPIESKMITRAVESAQKRVEGNNFDVRKVVLQYDDVMNQQREIIYKQRREILESEDIKQIVIDMIKPVIDRVVDAHCSDDIPENWELQEVADYMNSKLLDEGVVTRDELWGKESNEISEHLFERVMQKYKEREQSIGEELVREFEKVIVLRAVDSKWMDHIDAMDQLRQGIHLRAYGGTDPLREYQFEGFEMFNAMIASIQEEVSTYIMKAHIETNQERQAVVEESKVSTNGEPAEKRPVQVADQIGRNDLCPCGSGKKYKHCHGQNA, from the coding sequence ATGCTAGGACTTGTCAAAAAGATCTTCGGCGACACCAACGAGCGCGATGTCAAACGTCTCATGAAGACAGTCGATGTAATTAACAAAAAGGAACCGGAATTCGAGGCGCTCTCGGATGAACAGCTTAAAGCGAAAACCGAGGAGTTCCGTGCGCGGATCGAAAAGGGTGAGACGCTGGATGAGTTGCTTCCAGAAGCGTTTGCGACAGTCCGTGAAACCTCCAAACGGACACTGGGCAAGCGTCATTATGACGTTCAACTAGTTGGAGGGATGGCCCTCCATGAAGGCAGAATTGCAGAGATGAAGACCGGGGAAGGGAAGACGCTTGTAGGAACCTTGCCGGTTTATTTAAATGCGCTTCTTGGCAAAGGTGTACACGTGGTTACCGTCAATGACTATTTGGCGTCACGTGATAGTGAAGAAATGGCGCAGATATATAATTTCTTGGGCATGACGGTTGGGGTTAACCTGAGCGGCATGGACCATGCGTATAAACAAGAAGCTTATGCTTGCGATATTACGTACGGAACTAACAACGAGTTCGGGTTCGATTACCTGCGTGATAATATGGTGCTTTATAAAGAGCAGATGGTACAGCGTCCGCTTCATTTTTGCATTATTGACGAAGTGGATTCCATTTTGGTCGACGAAGCCCGTACCCCGCTCATCATTTCGGGACAAGCCCAGAAATCGACGGAGTTGTACTATGCGGCTGACCGTTTTGTAAAGCGTCTCGATGCGGAAGAGGACTACACGGTGGATATTAAAGTTAAAGCCGTTTCTCTTACGGAAAAAGGTGTGGCTAAAGCGGAACGCGCCTTCGGGATCGACAACCTGTATGACCACAACCATGTCACGTTGAACCACCATGTGGTTCAAGCGCTGAAAGCAAATGTCATTATGCGCCTTGATGTGGATTATGTTGTAACGGAAGATGAAGTTGTAATCGTTGACGAATTTACGGGCCGTCTGATGGCAGGACGCCGCTACAGCGACGGATTGCACCAGGCGATCGAAGCCAAAGAAGGCATTGAGGTTCAGAACGAGAGTATGACGCTTGCTACAATTACGTTCCAGAACTACTTCCGTATGTACCGCAAGCTGGCTGGTATGACCGGTACAGCGAAGACGGAGGAAGAAGAGTTTAAGAAGATTTATGGCCTTGAAGTACTTCAAGTCCCTACGAACAAGCCGAACCAACGGGTTGATATGCCGGATGTCGTGTACAAGAGCGAAGAAGGCAAGTTTAGGGCGGCTGTGGTCGAGATCGTGGAGCGCCATAAGAAGAATCAGCCAATACTGGTTGGTACGGTATCCATCGAGAACTCCGAACGTTTGTCAGATATGCTGAAGCGTAAAGGCGTACAGCACAAAGTGTTAAATGCTAAGTACCATGCGGAAGAAGCGGAGATTATTTCCCACGCTGGTCAGCCGGGCTCTGTAACGATCGCCACCAACATGGCGGGACGTGGTACGGATATCCTGCTTGGGGAAGGCGTACAGGAAGTAGGCGGTCTGCACATCATCGGTACGGAACGCCACGAATCCCGTCGTATTGATAACCAGCTTCGCGGCCGTGCCGGTCGTCAGGGTGACCCGGGTTCGACCCAGTTCTACCTGTCTCTTGGCGATGAACTGATGAAGCGTTTTGGTACGGATAATGTATTGAATATGATGGAACGCCTCGGTTTTGAGGAAGACCAGCCGATTGAGAGCAAGATGATTACCCGTGCTGTAGAATCCGCTCAGAAGCGTGTTGAAGGTAATAACTTTGATGTTCGTAAAGTCGTCCTTCAGTATGATGACGTGATGAACCAGCAACGGGAAATTATTTATAAGCAGCGCCGCGAGATCTTGGAATCCGAAGATATCAAACAGATTGTCATTGATATGATTAAACCGGTCATTGACCGTGTCGTTGATGCACACTGTAGCGATGATATTCCGGAGAACTGGGAACTGCAGGAAGTTGCGGATTACATGAACAGCAAACTTCTTGATGAAGGTGTTGTAACACGTGACGAGCTGTGGGGTAAGGAATCTAATGAAATTTCCGAACACCTCTTCGAGCGCGTGATGCAGAAGTACAAAGAGCGTGAGCAATCCATCGGCGAAGAGCTGGTGCGTGAGTTCGAAAAAGTTATCGTGCTTCGTGCCGTAGACAGCAAGTGGATGGACCATATCGACGCGATGGATCAGCTTCGCCAAGGTATTCATCTTCGTGCTTACGGCGGTACAGATCCGCTTCGCGAGTATCAGTTCGAAGGATTCGAGATGTTTAATGCGATGATCGCTAGCATCCAAGAAGAAGTGTCGACATATATCATGAAGGCACATATCGAGACCAACCAGGAGCGCCAGGCGGTTGTGGAAGAGAGCAAGGTATCCACGAACGGTGAGCCAGCCGAGAAACGTCCTGTTCAGGTTGCTGATCAAATCGGGCGCAACGATCTTTGTCCATGCGGTAGCGGTAAGAAGTACAAGCATTGCCATGGACAGAACGCATAA
- the prfB gene encoding peptide chain release factor 2 (programmed frameshift): protein MIDPSVRQDLREISKKLTNLRGSLDLDLKQEMIANFEEKMAAPDFWDDNEKAQSLIAEMNAVKSSVDQYEKLQQDYDDAVVMIELADEEGDDTLSGEIGESIKEIVRRVEEFELQQLLNQPYDKLNAILELHPGAGGTESQDWGQMLLRMYTRWAEKRGFKVETLDYLPGDEAGIKSVTLLIKGYNAYGYLKAEKGVHRLVRISPFDSSGRRHTSFVSCDVVPEITDDVDIEIRTEDLKIDTYRASGAGGQHINTTDSAVRITHLPTGVVVTCQNERSQIKNREQAMTMLRSKLYERKIEEQQQQLAEIRGEQSEIAWGSQIRSYVFHPYSMVKDHRTQVETGNVGAVMDGDLDGFIDGYLRSQIKQDVE from the exons ATGATCGATCCAAGTGTGAGGCAGGACCTACGTGAAATTAGCAAGAAATTAACCAATCTTAGGGGGTCTCTT GACTTAGATCTTAAGCAGGAAATGATTGCGAACTTCGAAGAGAAGATGGCCGCTCCCGATTTCTGGGACGATAACGAAAAGGCGCAGAGTCTCATTGCTGAGATGAATGCCGTGAAATCAAGTGTGGATCAGTATGAGAAGTTGCAGCAGGATTATGATGATGCGGTTGTTATGATTGAATTGGCTGATGAAGAGGGAGACGACACCCTAAGCGGCGAAATTGGAGAGTCCATTAAAGAAATCGTGCGGCGTGTCGAAGAGTTCGAACTGCAACAGCTGCTGAACCAACCTTATGATAAGTTAAATGCCATCTTGGAGCTCCATCCCGGTGCAGGCGGAACGGAGTCACAAGACTGGGGACAGATGCTGCTCCGTATGTATACCCGCTGGGCCGAAAAACGCGGCTTTAAGGTGGAAACACTTGATTATTTGCCGGGTGATGAAGCGGGAATCAAGAGTGTCACGCTCCTTATTAAAGGCTACAATGCCTATGGCTATCTGAAGGCTGAGAAAGGTGTACACCGTCTTGTTCGTATTTCGCCTTTTGATTCCTCGGGCCGCCGTCACACCTCCTTCGTATCCTGTGATGTCGTACCGGAAATTACGGACGATGTGGACATTGAAATCCGTACTGAAGATCTGAAAATAGACACCTACCGTGCCAGCGGCGCGGGTGGTCAACATATCAATACAACAGACTCTGCGGTACGGATTACGCACTTGCCGACTGGTGTTGTAGTAACCTGCCAGAATGAGCGTTCCCAGATTAAAAACCGTGAACAAGCCATGACGATGCTCCGTTCCAAGCTATATGAGCGCAAGATTGAGGAGCAGCAACAGCAGTTGGCTGAAATCCGTGGTGAGCAATCGGAAATTGCCTGGGGTAGTCAAATCCGTTCTTATGTATTCCATCCGTACAGCATGGTTAAGGATCACCGGACTCAGGTGGAGACCGGGAATGTAGGTGCTGTAATGGACGGCGATCTGGACGGCTTTATCGATGGATACCTGCGCAGTCAGATTAAGCAGGATGTGGAGTAA
- a CDS encoding YitT family protein yields MAQSVRTKRREPLIPVNGPVRQLADTLFIIVGSFIMALSFNSFFLPNRIASGGVSGISVLLEALFGIQPAYTQWMFNIPLFVLGFWLLGREYGIRSLLGSVVLPLFVFITKDWVEPTSNPLLASIFGGIGVGTGIGLVYRGRGSTGGLMIVAQIVQKYSGLSFSFCVVMLDALVISSAALVLSLEQALYALIALYVTGKIIDTIELGFSYTKVAYIISDHTEPITKAILHDLDRGLTKLNAEGGYTGENRTVLMVVVGQSEIPRLKTLVQFVDPDAFVIISKAHEVLGEGFQKVKA; encoded by the coding sequence ATGGCCCAATCTGTACGCACTAAACGAAGAGAACCACTCATTCCGGTAAACGGCCCGGTCCGTCAATTGGCTGACACGCTGTTTATCATTGTAGGTTCGTTTATTATGGCACTATCGTTTAATTCATTTTTCCTCCCGAACCGCATCGCTTCTGGCGGTGTCTCGGGAATATCTGTTCTGCTAGAAGCTCTCTTCGGCATTCAGCCGGCGTATACGCAATGGATGTTCAATATTCCGCTTTTTGTACTTGGCTTTTGGCTGCTGGGACGGGAATACGGAATTCGATCGCTGCTTGGCAGTGTGGTTTTGCCACTGTTTGTTTTCATAACTAAGGACTGGGTCGAGCCTACTTCGAACCCTCTCCTCGCCTCCATTTTCGGAGGGATTGGTGTGGGCACCGGAATCGGTCTTGTCTACCGGGGGCGCGGTTCTACCGGTGGGCTTATGATCGTGGCGCAGATTGTGCAAAAATACAGCGGACTCAGCTTCTCCTTCTGTGTTGTGATGCTTGACGCGCTTGTCATTAGTTCGGCGGCGTTGGTGCTGTCGCTGGAACAGGCGCTGTACGCATTAATTGCTCTGTACGTCACAGGCAAAATTATTGATACAATCGAGCTTGGCTTTAGCTATACGAAGGTCGCTTACATTATCTCGGATCATACAGAGCCGATTACGAAGGCTATCCTGCATGATTTGGACCGTGGTCTCACCAAGCTGAACGCCGAGGGAGGATATACCGGGGAAAACCGGACAGTGCTCATGGTCGTTGTGGGCCAGAGTGAAATCCCAAGGCTAAAGACATTGGTGCAATTTGTCGATCCGGATGCTTTTGTTATTATCAGCAAAGCCCATGAGGTGCTCGGTGAAGGCTTCCAGAAGGTTAAAGCCTGA
- a CDS encoding GNAT family N-acetyltransferase, which translates to MEIKEIYGNLPQLQTERLLLRKITMQDAEDMFAYASDEDVSRYVTWDTHRTIEDSKGFIHFIEQQYDNGALAPWAIEDKESGRMIGTVDFVIWKPQHQLAEIGYVLNKDYWGKGLMAEAAGELLRFGFMEMDLVRVQARCFAENIGSGRVMEKIGMTYEGTQRKAAKIKGVHWDLRTFAILKEEYELQL; encoded by the coding sequence ATGGAAATCAAAGAAATATATGGTAACCTTCCGCAGCTTCAAACTGAACGGTTACTTCTAAGGAAAATAACAATGCAGGATGCCGAGGATATGTTTGCCTATGCATCAGACGAGGATGTGTCCAGATACGTTACTTGGGATACACATCGGACGATCGAGGATAGTAAAGGTTTCATTCATTTTATTGAACAACAGTATGACAATGGGGCATTAGCTCCTTGGGCCATAGAAGATAAGGAAAGCGGCCGGATGATCGGGACGGTCGATTTTGTTATCTGGAAACCCCAGCATCAACTAGCGGAGATCGGATACGTGCTGAACAAGGATTACTGGGGCAAGGGCTTAATGGCGGAGGCAGCGGGTGAGCTGCTGCGTTTTGGTTTTATGGAGATGGATCTGGTCCGTGTTCAGGCGCGATGTTTTGCTGAAAACATAGGTTCTGGAAGAGTGATGGAGAAGATCGGAATGACATATGAGGGTACTCAGCGTAAAGCCGCGAAGATTAAAGGGGTGCACTGGGACCTTAGAACATTCGCAATTTTAAAAGAGGAATATGAGTTACAGCTATAA
- the argC gene encoding N-acetyl-gamma-glutamyl-phosphate reductase yields the protein MTEQKILRAAIVGSTGYGGVELIRLLQHHPQVEITSVISSSSSGVPISDGFPHLTNIVERNLDGVVPAEIAERADVVFTATPSGVSAKLVPQLMEAGLKVIDLSGDFRIKDGSVYEEWYKHKAPDDDVLAQAVYGLCEVFGEEVVDVDFISNPGCYPTATLLGLIPAISAGWIDPASIIIDAKSGVSGAGRGTSLMAHYAEINENFKAYKVNKHQHIPEIEQVLSEVAGEKVTVTFTTHLAPMTRGIMSTMYASLLGAYTEEDFVELYRQYYKDRRFVRVRDQGTWPATKEVSGSNYCDIGFSVDSRTGRVTFVSVIDNVVKGAAGQAIQNLNLMMGWEESLGLTFTPVYP from the coding sequence ATGACAGAACAGAAGATTTTGAGAGCTGCGATTGTCGGTTCAACCGGCTATGGAGGGGTGGAGCTGATCCGATTGCTTCAGCATCATCCTCAAGTGGAGATTACGTCGGTTATCTCCTCCTCCAGTTCAGGAGTTCCGATATCGGACGGATTTCCTCATTTGACGAATATCGTGGAACGGAACCTGGACGGTGTCGTACCGGCGGAGATTGCGGAACGGGCGGATGTTGTGTTTACGGCAACGCCGTCAGGCGTTAGTGCCAAGCTGGTGCCACAGCTGATGGAAGCTGGACTTAAGGTCATTGATCTTTCCGGTGATTTTCGAATCAAGGATGGCAGCGTGTACGAGGAATGGTATAAGCATAAGGCACCGGATGACGATGTGCTCGCACAAGCGGTATACGGTTTATGTGAAGTGTTCGGGGAAGAGGTTGTGGATGTGGATTTCATCTCGAACCCAGGCTGTTATCCTACTGCGACGCTACTTGGTCTGATCCCTGCGATTAGCGCAGGCTGGATTGATCCGGCAAGCATCATCATCGATGCCAAATCAGGTGTGTCCGGAGCGGGACGCGGTACCAGCTTGATGGCACACTATGCGGAGATTAATGAGAACTTCAAAGCTTATAAGGTGAATAAGCATCAGCACATTCCAGAGATCGAGCAGGTGTTGAGCGAAGTGGCCGGTGAAAAGGTGACGGTTACCTTTACGACCCACCTCGCCCCTATGACAAGAGGAATTATGAGTACGATGTACGCCTCCCTTCTGGGCGCATATACTGAGGAGGATTTTGTAGAGCTGTACCGCCAGTACTACAAGGATCGCCGTTTTGTACGTGTCCGTGATCAAGGCACTTGGCCGGCAACGAAGGAAGTCAGCGGCTCGAATTATTGCGATATCGGTTTTTCGGTGGATTCCCGGACGGGAAGAGTCACCTTTGTATCCGTAATTGATAATGTGGTGAAGGGCGCCGCAGGGCAGGCGATCCAGAACCTGAACTTGATGATGGGATGGGAGGAAAGTCTCGGACTTACGTTTACGCCAG